From a single Pseudalkalibacillus hwajinpoensis genomic region:
- a CDS encoding DNA alkylation repair protein has product MTAYLCPRCKTNRRRFNKIEQKVTSVQLDPESGEVMSVMEEGSADPFHIMYRGPEFRIQCGACGEIGDEETFIQFARSHPRGS; this is encoded by the coding sequence ATGACAGCATATTTATGTCCTAGATGTAAAACAAATCGAAGGAGATTTAATAAAATTGAACAAAAAGTAACCTCAGTTCAATTAGATCCTGAGTCTGGAGAAGTAATGTCAGTGATGGAAGAAGGAAGCGCCGATCCATTTCATATCATGTACCGTGGACCGGAGTTCCGCATCCAGTGTGGGGCATGTGGCGAAATTGGTGATGAAGAAACGTTTATTCAATTTGCGAGGTCGCACCCAAGAGGCTCCTAA
- a CDS encoding alpha/beta-type small acid-soluble spore protein, whose translation MANNNSSNNLVVPGVQQALDQMKYEIASEFGVQLGPDSTARSNGSVGGEITKRLVQMAEQQMGGGSN comes from the coding sequence ATGGCAAACAACAATAGCTCAAACAATCTGGTAGTCCCTGGTGTACAACAGGCTTTAGATCAAATGAAGTACGAAATTGCTAGCGAATTCGGCGTACAACTTGGTCCAGACTCCACCGCTCGCTCTAATGGTTCAGTTGGAGGAGAAATCACAAAGCGCCTTGTCCAAATGGCTGAACAGCAAATGGGCGGCGGAAGCAACTAA
- a CDS encoding D-alanyl-D-alanine carboxypeptidase family protein, with amino-acid sequence MIRKQKWLLLTATYLIAAALSPILVSAEGPDIQSESAVLMDGKTGQILYDKNGNQEMYPASITKIVTALMAVESGKLNESATVSQNARDVDGTRVYLEEGETVVLEKLVKGMMVNSGNDAAIAIAEHLSGSVQAFAEDMNTFVKEEIGVENSHFTNPHGLFNENHVVTAEDMAKITQYAMKNNQFRSLAGIEQMDWSRENWDTTLINHHRLLLDYDYVTGGKNGYVSQSGFTLVTTAEKDNRELIAVTIKANDDQIAYQDTLTLLNYGFDSFSSVVYSEGTELGELNGKKYSLTEDVTLLQDGEEGLELEMNEAGELESKASELTSTLDSDLMTVTSVEEDASDKSKEATPAVQVKDEDTEAFLTSHTIFYGGISIFAFILLMLIFGRSKSTYKRSRSFP; translated from the coding sequence ATGATTCGAAAACAAAAATGGCTTTTATTGACTGCAACCTACCTGATTGCAGCAGCACTATCGCCGATTCTTGTATCTGCTGAAGGGCCTGACATTCAAAGCGAATCCGCGGTTTTAATGGATGGGAAAACTGGGCAAATACTTTATGATAAGAACGGTAATCAAGAAATGTATCCGGCAAGTATTACGAAAATTGTAACAGCGCTTATGGCCGTTGAATCGGGAAAGTTAAACGAATCAGCTACTGTGAGTCAGAACGCGCGTGATGTTGATGGGACAAGAGTGTACCTTGAAGAAGGCGAGACGGTAGTTCTAGAGAAATTAGTCAAAGGAATGATGGTGAACTCTGGCAACGATGCTGCCATCGCGATTGCCGAGCATTTAAGTGGAAGTGTGCAAGCATTTGCTGAAGACATGAACACCTTTGTGAAGGAAGAGATCGGTGTAGAGAATAGTCATTTTACAAACCCTCATGGCTTATTTAATGAAAATCATGTGGTAACGGCGGAGGATATGGCGAAGATTACCCAGTATGCGATGAAAAACAACCAATTTCGCTCTTTGGCTGGAATTGAGCAGATGGATTGGTCCAGAGAAAATTGGGATACGACATTAATCAACCACCACAGACTTTTACTTGACTATGATTATGTAACAGGTGGTAAGAACGGCTATGTTTCCCAATCAGGATTTACCCTCGTTACAACAGCAGAAAAGGACAATCGAGAATTAATTGCAGTAACAATAAAAGCAAACGATGATCAAATTGCTTACCAGGATACGCTTACTCTTCTAAATTATGGTTTTGATTCATTCTCATCTGTCGTATACAGTGAAGGAACTGAACTTGGTGAACTGAATGGCAAGAAGTATTCACTTACAGAAGATGTGACCCTTTTGCAAGATGGTGAAGAAGGTCTCGAACTTGAAATGAATGAGGCAGGCGAACTGGAGAGTAAAGCAAGTGAATTAACGTCAACGCTAGATTCAGATTTAATGACAGTTACTTCTGTTGAAGAGGATGCTTCTGATAAATCGAAAGAAGCTACTCCAGCGGTTCAAGTGAAAGACGAGGATACGGAAGCGTTTCTAACAAGTCATACCATTTTTTATGGAGGCATTAGTATTTTTGCTTTTATTTTATTAATGCTTATTTTCGGTAGAAGCAAATCAACTTACAAGCGTTCTCGTTCTTTTCCTTGA
- a CDS encoding NAD(P)/FAD-dependent oxidoreductase produces MIKKIDLLIIGGGPAGISAAIWAKRLGLHHLLLEARDELGGQLTSIYNRIIDYPGIIGENGQALKDHFIQHSREIGVNYVTHCPVSTIDWDTRVLKSHSNQTYKFRSILISTGSSPRRLDVPGEQEMINRNEVYSATRDREKFKGKTAAIVGGGDRAFEGALLLANAGATVHLIHRSGKFKARNEYRDPVLEHPSVTVHRNAVVKEISGARVKKLTVIENESIIHLLVDGIFIRIGVEPNTAPFKDGVILDQDGYVICDRVGRTSIPYVYAAGDVCTRPLLSSITSAVGQGMTAVKCLSFYLEE; encoded by the coding sequence GTGATTAAAAAAATAGATCTACTTATTATTGGTGGAGGTCCAGCTGGAATTTCAGCTGCAATATGGGCGAAACGACTGGGTCTACATCATCTTCTACTAGAAGCAAGAGACGAACTAGGTGGACAATTAACGTCCATATACAATAGGATCATTGACTACCCTGGCATAATAGGTGAAAATGGACAAGCCCTTAAGGATCACTTTATTCAACACTCAAGGGAAATTGGTGTCAACTATGTCACCCACTGTCCTGTCTCCACCATTGATTGGGATACTCGGGTTTTAAAATCGCACTCAAATCAAACGTACAAGTTTCGTTCCATTCTAATCTCAACCGGTTCATCACCAAGAAGACTGGACGTACCGGGTGAGCAGGAGATGATTAATCGAAATGAAGTTTATTCTGCTACAAGAGACCGAGAGAAATTCAAAGGGAAAACTGCAGCAATAGTTGGTGGTGGGGATCGCGCATTTGAAGGTGCACTCCTGCTCGCGAACGCTGGAGCTACTGTTCACCTTATCCATCGCTCTGGTAAATTCAAAGCCAGGAATGAATACAGGGACCCGGTTCTAGAGCATCCCTCGGTAACCGTTCATAGAAATGCTGTAGTGAAGGAGATCAGCGGAGCTCGCGTAAAAAAGTTAACAGTAATTGAAAATGAATCTATCATCCACCTATTAGTAGACGGCATCTTTATTCGAATTGGTGTTGAACCAAATACTGCACCCTTTAAAGATGGCGTTATTCTTGATCAAGATGGCTACGTGATATGCGATCGAGTTGGCAGGACCTCCATTCCCTATGTTTATGCAGCTGGAGATGTATGTACCCGTCCACTGCTATCAAGTATTACTTCTGCTGTAGGACAGGGAATGACGGCTGTTAAATGTCTGTCCTTTTACCTTGAGGAATAG
- a CDS encoding 5' nucleotidase, NT5C type — translation MRTLLIDMDSVICDLMTEWHKRYNNDYHDSLSVEKLQCWRSEDYVKSECGEKIYQYLDEPGLFLHLSPLPHAIEVLKRLVKQYDILIVTSSRTYAYTEKELWVEKHLPFIGKKNLIFSHRKDMICGDLLFDDAPHNLIAFQETGRTALAMNYPYNQQVDVPRVNDWLEFEKWLSKWK, via the coding sequence TTGAGAACGTTGTTAATTGATATGGATTCCGTTATTTGCGATCTCATGACGGAATGGCACAAAAGGTATAATAATGACTATCACGATTCGTTATCTGTTGAGAAACTGCAGTGCTGGCGCTCAGAGGATTATGTGAAGAGTGAATGTGGCGAGAAAATTTATCAATACCTTGATGAACCAGGACTATTTCTCCACCTCTCTCCACTTCCGCATGCAATTGAAGTCCTGAAGCGTTTAGTGAAACAGTACGATATCCTAATTGTGACGAGCAGCCGTACATATGCATATACGGAAAAAGAACTGTGGGTGGAGAAACACCTTCCCTTTATCGGAAAAAAGAATCTGATTTTCTCTCATCGGAAAGACATGATCTGTGGTGACCTTTTATTTGACGACGCCCCTCATAATTTAATCGCTTTTCAAGAAACCGGAAGAACGGCTCTCGCAATGAACTATCCCTATAACCAACAGGTGGACGTTCCTCGCGTTAACGACTGGCTTGAATTTGAGAAGTGGCTTTCAAAATGGAAGTGA
- a CDS encoding YjcZ family sporulation protein codes for MYHANNAPYGNEPYQPVAGAGYGMPCHRPAGSGFALIVVLFILLIIVGTAFIKC; via the coding sequence ATGTATCATGCAAACAATGCACCTTATGGAAATGAGCCTTACCAGCCAGTTGCGGGAGCTGGTTATGGCATGCCATGTCACAGGCCTGCAGGCAGCGGATTTGCGCTAATTGTTGTGCTGTTCATTCTTCTCATCATCGTAGGAACCGCTTTTATAAAGTGCTAG
- a CDS encoding alanine/glycine:cation symporter family protein — protein MDRVLNAVTEFSAFIWGYPMMILLLGGGLFLTIRLGFFQILFFPHALKHTIGKVFQKEKGDGTISPFQAFASALASTAGATNIVGVPVAIAFGGPGAIFWMWVVAIIGMSTKFSEIVLGIKYREEDKNGVYVGGPMYYIRKGLGWKFASTLFAFGLMIEIVPSVMVQTNSISTLTESSFGLPTWLTGIILIVLISIVVIGGIRRIGSVAEKIVPFMVLTYIAGAIGVMIINIDQFPEVMRLIFVHAFQPISAAGGFAGAGFAAAVRWGLARGLYSNEAGMGTASIAHSAANTPHPCRQGLWGIFSVFIDTIVLCTVTAFTVLLSGAWKDVKPANAADMVSDAFSGLMGPTWGPIFVSSLLLIFVISTIGVLVYYGEKQAEYLFGYSFSRVMRFVYIASIFVGAIGGLQFVWELVDITLALFVVPNVIAILFLSKEVKELTDDYRYNFLKQPQSKDKGVSS, from the coding sequence ATGGATCGTGTTCTAAATGCAGTTACTGAATTTTCAGCTTTTATCTGGGGTTACCCGATGATGATTTTGCTATTAGGTGGGGGGCTGTTCTTAACCATTCGACTGGGCTTCTTCCAAATTCTCTTTTTTCCACATGCCTTAAAACATACGATCGGAAAGGTTTTTCAAAAAGAAAAAGGGGATGGAACGATTTCCCCATTTCAGGCTTTTGCTTCGGCTCTTGCTTCCACTGCTGGCGCGACGAACATTGTAGGTGTTCCAGTAGCGATTGCATTTGGTGGACCGGGAGCAATTTTTTGGATGTGGGTCGTAGCCATTATTGGAATGTCGACGAAGTTCTCAGAAATAGTTCTGGGTATTAAATATCGTGAAGAGGATAAAAACGGCGTGTATGTTGGCGGTCCAATGTACTACATAAGAAAAGGGCTCGGATGGAAGTTTGCTTCAACATTGTTTGCATTCGGTTTAATGATTGAAATTGTTCCGAGCGTCATGGTTCAAACAAACTCAATCTCTACATTAACCGAAAGTTCATTTGGACTGCCTACCTGGCTAACAGGTATTATTCTAATCGTGCTAATTTCCATCGTCGTGATTGGTGGAATACGAAGAATCGGTTCTGTAGCTGAGAAAATAGTTCCTTTTATGGTTCTTACATATATTGCCGGTGCAATCGGCGTCATGATTATTAATATTGATCAATTCCCTGAAGTGATGCGCTTAATATTCGTACATGCTTTTCAACCAATTTCAGCAGCAGGCGGTTTTGCAGGCGCAGGATTCGCAGCTGCCGTTCGCTGGGGACTTGCAAGAGGACTTTATTCGAACGAAGCAGGGATGGGTACTGCCTCAATCGCCCATTCAGCTGCAAATACACCTCACCCCTGTCGTCAGGGGCTGTGGGGCATCTTCAGTGTATTTATCGACACCATTGTATTATGTACGGTTACCGCTTTTACGGTTCTCCTATCGGGCGCTTGGAAAGATGTAAAACCAGCTAATGCTGCAGACATGGTTTCTGATGCCTTTTCAGGTCTAATGGGACCAACCTGGGGCCCAATCTTCGTCTCATCTCTTCTGCTGATCTTTGTCATTAGTACGATCGGTGTTCTCGTCTATTATGGCGAGAAACAGGCTGAATACTTATTTGGCTATTCATTTTCAAGAGTAATGAGATTCGTTTATATTGCTTCGATTTTTGTTGGTGCCATTGGAGGCCTACAATTTGTTTGGGAACTTGTCGACATTACCCTTGCGCTTTTCGTAGTGCCAAACGTGATCGCCATTCTGTTCCTCAGTAAAGAAGTGAAGGAGCTAACAGATGACTATCGCTATAACTTCTTAAAACAGCCTCAATCAAAAGATAAAGGGGTTAGCTCGTAA
- a CDS encoding spore coat protein — MNEKDMVNDYLSVLNSSLSNYGSVISQADNQQLRQALQQIRNSDEQRQYTLYQYAKQKGYYQPAAAAQMNEIQQVKSQLSSQPQNNQPPQVH; from the coding sequence ATGAACGAGAAAGATATGGTCAATGACTACCTGTCCGTATTAAACAGTAGCTTAAGCAACTATGGAAGTGTCATTTCACAAGCAGATAATCAACAACTTCGTCAGGCGCTTCAACAAATTAGGAATTCAGATGAGCAAAGACAGTATACTCTCTACCAATATGCGAAGCAAAAAGGGTATTACCAGCCAGCAGCTGCAGCTCAAATGAATGAAATTCAGCAGGTTAAAAGCCAGCTTAGCTCTCAGCCTCAAAACAACCAGCCTCCGCAGGTTCATTAA
- the kynU gene encoding kynureninase — protein sequence MSLSQSIAYAKELDKNDPLSLFKNEFYVNPNSIYMDGNSLGLLSKKAEKTLLDSLEDWKTHGIDGWTEGKHPWFYMAEIIGEMTAPLIGATPQETITTGSITTNLHQLLATFYKPGKKSKILADSLTFPSDIYAIKSQLELHGLSPESHLIQIGSEDGRTIREQDIIEGMDEDVAIILLPSVLYRSGQLLDIEALTQAAHKRDIIIGFDLAHSIGAVPHNLHNWGVDFAVWCTYKYLNSGPGGVGGLFVHEKHLGKRPGLAGWFSSNKDVQFEMSHDLDHAHTAGAYQIGTPHIFSMAPLVGSLELFKEAGIGPVRTKSLSLTRYLMGLIELKLSTFGFSIANPKSDEHRGGHVCLQHPEAARICKALKANGVIPDYRSPNVIRLAPIALYSSFEDVWNVVHVLHGIMENKSYEHYSNERNVIA from the coding sequence ATGAGTTTATCACAGTCAATTGCTTATGCAAAAGAATTAGATAAAAATGATCCGCTTTCCCTATTTAAGAATGAATTTTACGTAAATCCAAACTCCATCTATATGGATGGAAATTCATTAGGTCTATTATCTAAGAAAGCAGAAAAAACCCTTCTGGACTCCCTTGAAGACTGGAAAACCCATGGCATTGATGGTTGGACCGAAGGTAAACATCCATGGTTCTATATGGCGGAAATCATTGGTGAAATGACCGCCCCTCTAATTGGTGCAACGCCACAGGAAACCATTACAACAGGATCGATTACAACAAACCTTCATCAACTGTTAGCAACGTTTTATAAACCAGGTAAAAAATCAAAAATCCTTGCAGATTCCCTTACATTTCCGTCAGATATTTATGCCATCAAAAGTCAGCTTGAGCTTCATGGGTTATCTCCAGAATCACATTTAATTCAAATTGGAAGTGAGGATGGCCGGACGATTCGCGAACAAGATATTATTGAGGGTATGGATGAAGACGTCGCGATAATCCTACTGCCCTCGGTTCTCTATCGAAGCGGACAACTCCTTGATATAGAGGCATTAACGCAAGCAGCGCATAAAAGAGATATCATAATTGGTTTTGATTTGGCGCATTCCATTGGCGCTGTTCCTCACAACCTACATAATTGGGGCGTTGATTTTGCAGTCTGGTGTACATACAAATATTTAAATAGTGGTCCCGGAGGCGTTGGTGGTCTTTTTGTCCATGAGAAACACCTCGGAAAAAGACCTGGTCTTGCCGGCTGGTTTAGTTCAAATAAAGATGTGCAATTTGAGATGAGTCATGATCTTGACCATGCCCATACGGCTGGTGCTTACCAGATTGGAACACCCCATATTTTTAGCATGGCACCTTTAGTCGGATCTTTAGAACTCTTTAAGGAGGCGGGAATAGGTCCAGTCAGAACGAAGTCCTTATCACTAACAAGGTATCTCATGGGTCTCATTGAACTAAAGCTTTCTACATTCGGCTTTTCGATTGCCAATCCAAAGAGTGATGAACACCGTGGCGGGCATGTATGCCTTCAGCACCCTGAAGCCGCAAGAATTTGCAAAGCATTAAAGGCGAATGGAGTAATCCCTGACTATCGATCGCCAAATGTTATCCGTCTGGCACCAATTGCCCTCTATTCATCATTTGAAGATGTTTGGAATGTGGTTCATGTCCTACACGGTATTATGGAGAATAAATCATACGAGCACTATTCCAATGAACGGAACGTAATTGCATAA
- a CDS encoding bifunctional 5,10-methylenetetrahydrofolate dehydrogenase/5,10-methenyltetrahydrofolate cyclohydrolase — MTNEAKLLDGKAVANRIKDQLKTRVIALKEQGVTPSLVTILVGDDPSSETYVRMKGNACERVGITSKKIHLPEETTTETLVQTIEELNQNTSVHGILLQHPVPSQIDERLAFETIAIEKDVDGVTSAGYGQTALGFGTFPSCTPAAIMKIMEDYDIQAEGKHAVIVGRSPILGKPVSALLLNQNATVTTCHSRTTDLASHVLQADIVVAAVGKPEFIKGDWIKEGAVVLDAGYNKGNIGDVEYEAAAENASYITPVPGGVGPVTIATLLKHTVDAAEKTVD; from the coding sequence ATGACAAACGAAGCGAAACTTTTAGACGGAAAAGCTGTTGCAAATCGTATAAAAGATCAGTTGAAAACAAGAGTTATAGCCCTTAAAGAGCAAGGTGTGACACCGAGTCTAGTAACGATTCTTGTTGGTGATGACCCATCTTCTGAAACGTACGTCAGAATGAAGGGGAATGCCTGTGAGCGAGTTGGCATTACATCTAAAAAGATTCATCTCCCTGAAGAAACAACCACTGAAACATTAGTTCAGACGATTGAGGAACTAAACCAGAATACTTCTGTTCACGGTATTTTGCTTCAACACCCTGTCCCGTCGCAAATTGATGAGCGACTTGCTTTTGAAACGATAGCAATCGAGAAGGATGTTGATGGTGTGACGAGTGCAGGGTATGGTCAAACAGCACTCGGGTTTGGAACATTTCCTTCCTGTACTCCAGCTGCGATCATGAAAATCATGGAAGATTATGATATTCAAGCAGAAGGGAAGCATGCTGTTATCGTTGGTAGAAGCCCGATTCTTGGCAAGCCGGTATCCGCGCTTTTACTCAATCAAAATGCAACGGTTACAACGTGTCATTCTAGAACAACAGATCTTGCAAGCCATGTCCTTCAAGCTGATATTGTTGTTGCAGCTGTAGGAAAGCCTGAATTTATTAAAGGCGATTGGATTAAGGAAGGCGCAGTCGTGCTTGATGCTGGCTACAATAAAGGGAACATTGGTGATGTTGAATATGAAGCTGCTGCCGAGAACGCTTCTTATATTACACCAGTACCAGGCGGTGTAGGTCCAGTTACGATTGCTACCTTATTAAAGCATACCGTTGACGCAGCAGAAAAAACAGTCGACTAG
- a CDS encoding GNAT family N-acetyltransferase, which yields MRKAQAEDLSYSNWLNKICFQSTHELTGINESDTYTSFIVEEKTIKRGKIHIEPLGKQSWICGFAVEPEHQGKGIGAEALRTAISMELEQGQEIYLEVALVNEHAMNLYLNCGFQIIETQNYYELTR from the coding sequence TTGAGAAAGGCACAAGCAGAAGACCTTTCTTACTCTAATTGGTTAAATAAGATCTGTTTTCAATCGACTCATGAACTAACCGGTATCAATGAGTCGGATACGTACACTTCCTTTATAGTTGAAGAGAAAACGATAAAACGAGGAAAAATACATATTGAACCTTTGGGAAAGCAAAGCTGGATATGCGGCTTTGCGGTAGAACCAGAGCATCAGGGGAAAGGTATTGGAGCAGAAGCATTAAGAACGGCAATTTCTATGGAATTGGAACAAGGACAGGAAATCTACCTGGAAGTAGCTCTCGTCAATGAGCATGCTATGAACCTCTATCTAAACTGCGGTTTCCAAATCATAGAGACTCAAAACTATTACGAACTAACGCGATAA